Sequence from the Sulfuracidifex tepidarius genome:
GCTTGAGATATCAGTCTTCCTGGTAAGCGTAATTTTCTTTTTGATAGAGAAGGACATGATAAGTTACTTCTCCCTCTCATCCCATTCAGTCTTCTCTAACATTTATGGGACCGACCCGTTCTCACTTAAGAGCATAATTAACGGCATAACCGACGACCCGCAGGGAAAACTAAACTACTTGGTGTTGCTTAACATGCCATTCCTCTTCCTGTCCTTCCTTGACCCAATTCTCATCCTTGAGTTACCGTGGCTTTTAGTGACCTTTATCTCGGTTTTCGGACCTTACTGGGACCCGTATGTGTATTACGCCAGTTATGTAACGCCTTTCGTTGTTTTAGGTTTCCTTAAGGGCGTAGACAGGATAAAGAACATGATGAACTCCAAGGCTATAAAGAAGATATTCCAGCTGTCCTTGGCGATAAACGTGTTGGTGTGGGTAGCGGTAGACGGGTTAACCATGTTCTACAGTTCCCCGGTTTACCCTGTCTCACCTCAAAATCAGGGCGTATTCCAGTTAGCCGATATGATACCTCAAAACTCATCCGTTTACACTTACACTGGATGTTTACCCATTGCAAGTTCCCACTCTTGGAACTCGTGGTTTTACGGTTACACCAACAAGACTTACATCCTTTTTAATTCCTATAGCGGTCCTCCTTCAAACCTCTCAGGCTATGGGTTATACGGGGTTCAGGGCGACTTCATGTTGTACAGGCAGAACTTCACCGGTTCCCCCGTTATCGATAGCTATTACTTGAACGCCAGCGGAGGGCAGACTAGCCCAGGTCAGCCTTATGTGGAGTCGTATTCCTTCTTCATACCTAAGGGTAATTACACAGCTCAGGTCTTCGTAAAGAGTAACGGAACGTACCCGAAGTTGGTTAACTACAATTTCGGTAACGTAGACGCACAGTTCCAAGCTAATGACTCTTACGCCGTTGTGCAAGAGTTCTCCGTTAGCGAGCCAATCACGCTGGGACAAGTTGTGATATTCGGGATACCCACATATGGTTACTATGGGTTTACGGCAGAGATAAGCACGTCATTAGACCCCACCACGGTGATCCAGTCTTCTTCTTTTGCGCAATACGCGTACAAGCTAGACGGCTACGAAGTCTTCTCCTTCAGTAACTTGGAGCTTGAGCCAGGCAGGACTTACTACCTTTGGGTATACACGGGTGGAGATCCCGGAGGTCTGTTTCTACAAGGGAAACATGTAGGCAACGGTCTTTATTACGTGAAGCTGAGCTCTAACGCGGTTTCCCACGTGAGTGGATCAATGAAGTTCTCACTTGTGGCCTCAAACATAATGTGCCCCGTGATACACCCT
This genomic interval carries:
- a CDS encoding DUF2079 domain-containing protein — its product is MYSIRIKVNYLLLLMGSTTFMVTLRSWYMVYQTFMLNNGNVIDTSTFIQSLSSALFSHLPFVNTVPGGSFFSVHGSPILFLLLPFYAVLPSFVSLYIILNIVNYFPSIPLFLMAKKSLRSEKLAFLYGFSYLFYPFIYTYPFEVLTLFSGLFIFAFYFYTERKWVQFFILFALSLSTIEFSPIVGAFFTFYLIAERISKKELVLKRSLALMLKSYWLEISVFLVSVIFFLIEKDMISYFSLSSHSVFSNIYGTDPFSLKSIINGITDDPQGKLNYLVLLNMPFLFLSFLDPILILELPWLLVTFISVFGPYWDPYVYYASYVTPFVVLGFLKGVDRIKNMMNSKAIKKIFQLSLAINVLVWVAVDGLTMFYSSPVYPVSPQNQGVFQLADMIPQNSSVYTYTGCLPIASSHSWNSWFYGYTNKTYILFNSYSGPPSNLSGYGLYGVQGDFMLYRQNFTGSPVIDSYYLNASGGQTSPGQPYVESYSFFIPKGNYTAQVFVKSNGTYPKLVNYNFGNVDAQFQANDSYAVVQEFSVSEPITLGQVVIFGIPTYGYYGFTAEISTSLDPTTVIQSSSFAQYAYKLDGYEVFSFSNLELEPGRTYYLWVYTGGDPGGLFLQGKHVGNGLYYVKLSSNAVSHVSGSMKFSLVASNIMCPVIHPSNITITINNVSHFFTVQQSNVFTVHFRVQNSSFVGITLHVNEPYSYFLLTLSVHNHDKELHSFMLQEPYEVLLIFLIPSVALMFASLKLRRLSIPFSRLSWLSLVVLLGIFYITFMLDYFNLAVVSPTLLALEGIAVTVNLAFSFFSSISKKEVT